One window of Mycoplasma cottewii genomic DNA carries:
- a CDS encoding ATP-binding protein has product MSIRRDFYLNKLINKMNNGKVKVITGIRRCGKSFLLFNIFNDYLISKGVKEEQIIKLSLDSVKNISLRDPLKLIEHIEQFIVSNEEKYYVFIDEIQYCEIIDNPYVKNSRHKITFVDVLIELMKRDNVDVYVTGSNSVMLSSEILTQFRDRSNRIHVLPLSFSEILPLFADQKKALEHYFYYGGLPGVYILDTEDEKVEYLVNLFNELYIKDILERKSIHKDKYVLEILLNFISSSIGSLTNPSKLSKRFDSETKIQISPTTVSNYLDYFEQSFLISSCYKFNVKGGKVFKTPLKYYFEDLGLRNARLDFNQYEENHIMENIIYNELKRRGFIINTGVVETFSTVDNKTNRKTLEVDFVAKKANKKYYIQSAYQMPTQEKKEQEARSLYNIDDSFKKIIITFDNSIPKYDQKGVLYIGLIDFLLDGSFIDSEV; this is encoded by the coding sequence ATGTCAATAAGAAGAGACTTTTATTTAAATAAACTAATAAATAAAATGAACAACGGTAAGGTTAAAGTTATAACAGGAATAAGAAGATGTGGTAAATCGTTTTTACTTTTTAACATTTTTAATGATTATTTAATTTCTAAAGGTGTAAAAGAAGAACAAATTATAAAACTCTCACTAGATAGTGTTAAAAATATTTCTTTAAGAGATCCTTTAAAACTTATAGAACATATAGAACAATTTATTGTTTCTAATGAAGAGAAATATTATGTTTTTATAGATGAAATTCAATATTGTGAAATAATAGATAATCCTTACGTTAAAAATAGTAGACACAAAATCACTTTTGTAGATGTTTTAATTGAACTTATGAAAAGAGATAATGTTGATGTTTATGTAACTGGAAGTAATTCAGTAATGCTATCTAGTGAAATACTTACTCAATTTAGAGATAGATCTAATAGAATACATGTGTTGCCACTATCTTTTAGTGAAATATTACCTTTATTTGCTGATCAAAAAAAAGCTTTGGAACATTATTTTTATTATGGGGGACTACCAGGTGTTTATATTTTAGATACAGAAGATGAAAAAGTTGAGTACTTAGTTAATCTGTTTAATGAACTTTATATAAAAGATATACTTGAAAGAAAATCAATTCACAAAGATAAATATGTTCTAGAAATATTATTAAATTTCATATCATCAAGTATTGGATCTCTAACAAATCCTAGTAAATTATCAAAAAGATTTGATTCAGAAACAAAAATACAAATATCACCAACTACTGTAAGTAATTATTTAGATTATTTCGAACAATCATTTTTAATTTCTAGTTGTTATAAATTTAATGTTAAAGGAGGTAAGGTTTTTAAAACTCCTTTAAAATATTATTTTGAAGATCTTGGTTTAAGAAACGCACGTTTAGATTTTAATCAATATGAAGAAAATCATATTATGGAAAATATAATATATAACGAATTAAAAAGAAGAGGTTTTATTATAAATACAGGTGTTGTTGAAACATTTTCAACAGTTGATAATAAAACAAACAGAAAAACTTTAGAAGTTGATTTTGTAGCTAAAAAAGCAAATAAAAAATACTACATTCAATCAGCATACCAAATGCCAACACAAGAAAAAAAAGAACAAGAAGCTCGTTCTTTATATAATATAGATGACTCATTTAAAAAGATAATTATAACTTTTGATAATTCAATACCTAAATATGATCAAAAAGGTGTATTGTACATAGGCTTAATAGACTTTTTATTAGATGGATCATTTATTGATTCTGAAGTTTAA
- a CDS encoding IMPACT family protein: MKTIDSKVYTNQIIIKNSKFITIMKKVSSKQELESFLNTYSQLDATHNCYAYRIYDNKVIGGYNDDGEPSSTAGKPIFNVLEKNNLFNVVILVIRYYGGIKLGAGPLTRAYSNCASEVVKLANIIETKKYYVYKIQFNITEIKQVNNWMNKNKIEIINKEFNEKVVYLIQSEDEIDNSNLFQILDISIVNK, translated from the coding sequence ATGAAAACAATAGATAGTAAAGTTTATACAAATCAAATAATAATTAAGAATTCAAAATTCATAACAATTATGAAAAAAGTTAGTTCTAAACAAGAATTAGAAAGTTTTTTAAATACTTATTCTCAACTTGATGCTACACATAATTGTTATGCTTATAGAATTTATGATAATAAAGTAATTGGTGGTTATAATGATGATGGAGAACCTAGTTCAACTGCAGGAAAACCCATCTTTAATGTATTAGAAAAAAATAATTTATTTAATGTAGTTATTTTAGTTATTCGTTATTATGGTGGTATTAAATTAGGTGCAGGACCTTTAACAAGAGCTTATTCTAATTGTGCTAGTGAAGTAGTTAAATTAGCAAATATCATTGAAACTAAAAAATATTATGTATATAAAATCCAATTTAATATAACAGAAATAAAACAAGTTAATAATTGAATGAATAAAAATAAAATTGAAATAATTAATAAAGAATTTAATGAAAAAGTAGTTTATTTAATTCAATCAGAAGATGAAATTGATAATAGTAATTTATTTCAAATATTAGATATAAGTATTGTTAATAAGTAA